The following proteins are encoded in a genomic region of Phycisphaera sp.:
- a CDS encoding sugar phosphate isomerase/epimerase, whose protein sequence is MLLALAARSLRSMLVGKDASLSLTDLPRYAHEQLGLHGLMLSADLLAGRTRDDLARLRDSADRARCSCLVLLEEDPQKLAAADASAADERIRRVMAAASLLGCNAAGVSLDAPDTPDALDQVSERLKRLMSEAEQREINLLIMPGPIGKSQSLTSSPERLTELLKKIGGFRVGTMPDFADAAKAEDMPAYLRKVTPYASAVLGSTLGFKALEGELDDERAIVEHDGFDLAAAVEAIAAVGYDGAVGLDYRGPGDLSMGLRRSREGFSLAMEGKGGPFSLIQDEEEFDDEMDAAAAALLDAIFNDEGEEEEDGEDEEDPKGKADDEDDADTDTDGDTDGESSKPATTTKKKMTKKASTKADSGEPEAEPQKKTSKKTSKKTSKKTAAKADPEPAADDPADGDKA, encoded by the coding sequence ATGCTGCTCGCCCTTGCCGCCCGTTCCTTGCGCTCCATGCTCGTGGGCAAGGACGCCAGCCTGTCACTCACCGACCTGCCGCGCTACGCGCACGAGCAGCTGGGCCTGCATGGGCTCATGCTCTCGGCCGACCTCCTCGCCGGCCGCACCCGCGACGACCTGGCCCGCTTGCGAGACTCGGCCGACCGCGCCCGCTGCTCGTGCTTGGTGCTGCTCGAAGAGGATCCCCAGAAGCTGGCCGCCGCCGACGCGAGCGCCGCCGACGAGCGCATCCGCAGGGTCATGGCCGCCGCTAGCCTGCTGGGCTGCAACGCCGCCGGTGTCTCCCTCGATGCGCCCGATACGCCCGACGCTCTCGACCAGGTATCCGAGCGGCTCAAACGCCTTATGAGCGAGGCCGAGCAGCGGGAGATCAACCTGCTGATCATGCCCGGCCCGATCGGCAAGAGCCAGAGCCTCACGTCCTCGCCCGAGCGGCTGACCGAGCTGCTCAAGAAGATTGGCGGCTTCCGCGTCGGCACCATGCCCGACTTCGCCGACGCCGCCAAGGCCGAGGATATGCCCGCCTATCTGCGCAAGGTCACGCCCTACGCCTCGGCCGTCCTGGGCTCGACGCTGGGCTTCAAGGCCCTGGAAGGCGAGCTGGACGACGAGCGCGCCATCGTCGAGCACGACGGCTTCGACCTGGCCGCCGCCGTCGAGGCCATCGCGGCGGTGGGATACGACGGGGCCGTGGGCCTCGACTATCGCGGGCCGGGAGACCTCAGCATGGGCCTGCGTCGCAGCCGTGAGGGCTTCTCGCTGGCGATGGAAGGCAAGGGCGGCCCGTTCAGCCTCATCCAGGATGAGGAAGAGTTCGACGACGAGATGGACGCCGCCGCCGCCGCCCTGCTCGACGCGATCTTCAACGACGAGGGCGAAGAAGAAGAAGACGGCGAGGACGAAGAGGATCCCAAGGGCAAGGCCGACGACGAAGACGACGCGGACACGGACACGGACGGGGACACAGACGGTGAATCCTCGAAGCCCGCGACCACCACAAAGAAGAAGATGACCAAGAAGGCCTCGACCAAGGCCGACAGCGGCGAGCCCGAAGCCGAACCCCAGAAGAAAACGTCCAAGAAGACCTCCAAGAAAACCTCGAAGAAGACCGCCGCCAAGGCCGATCCTGAGCCAGCGGCCGACGACCCGGCCGATGGAGACAAGGCATGA
- the gcvH gene encoding glycine cleavage system protein GcvH: MPAPDDRRYSDSHEWHKLEGDTVVVGITQFAVDQLTDVTFVEMKPAGTSLSKGDAVGEVESVKTTSDIYSHIDGEITEINESLGDNPGLINEDCYGKGWLVKVKASDVGQLDAMMDAGAYANSGGA, translated from the coding sequence ATGCCCGCTCCAGACGACCGCCGCTACAGCGACTCCCACGAATGGCACAAGCTCGAGGGCGACACGGTGGTGGTCGGCATCACCCAGTTCGCCGTCGATCAGCTCACCGACGTGACGTTCGTCGAGATGAAGCCCGCCGGCACGAGCCTGAGCAAGGGCGACGCCGTGGGCGAGGTCGAATCGGTCAAGACCACCAGCGACATCTACAGCCACATCGACGGCGAGATCACCGAGATCAACGAATCGTTGGGGGACAACCCGGGGCTGATCAACGAGGACTGCTACGGCAAGGGCTGGCTGGTGAAGGTGAAGGCCAGCGACGTGGGCCAGCTCGACGCCATGATGGACGCGGGTGCGTACGCCAATAGCGGCGGGGCCTGA
- a CDS encoding ABC transporter ATP-binding protein translates to MIRCTGLHKRYSLGERTVCALRGLDLTLDEPGFFAIMGQSGSGKSTLLHLLAAMDTPDEGEIEVAGVRVDQLSEREANAYRRQAIGIIFQQFNLIPTLTAQENVELPGSLAGEPAYQLRERSSALLDRLGVGDRADHRPDALSGGEQQRVAIARALLFSPKVILADEPTGALDSETGQKLWNLLREVAREQGATVLMVTHEPAAAAHCQRVYVLRDGVMDGHIETEGLDAAGVAARYHQRVAQAG, encoded by the coding sequence ATGATCCGCTGCACCGGATTGCACAAGCGGTACAGCCTCGGCGAGCGCACGGTGTGTGCGCTGCGCGGGCTCGACTTGACCCTTGACGAGCCGGGCTTCTTTGCCATCATGGGGCAGAGCGGCAGTGGCAAGAGCACGCTGCTGCACCTGCTGGCCGCGATGGACACGCCCGATGAAGGCGAGATCGAGGTCGCGGGCGTGCGTGTGGACCAGCTCAGCGAACGGGAGGCCAACGCCTACCGCCGGCAAGCCATCGGCATCATCTTCCAGCAGTTCAACCTGATCCCAACACTCACGGCACAGGAGAACGTGGAGCTGCCCGGCTCGCTCGCGGGCGAGCCGGCGTATCAGCTACGCGAGCGGTCGTCGGCGTTGCTCGACCGTTTGGGCGTCGGCGATCGGGCCGACCACCGGCCCGACGCCCTGAGCGGCGGCGAGCAGCAACGGGTGGCGATCGCGCGGGCGCTGCTCTTCTCACCCAAGGTGATATTGGCCGATGAGCCGACGGGGGCACTGGACTCGGAGACCGGCCAGAAGCTCTGGAACCTGCTTCGTGAAGTGGCTCGCGAGCAAGGGGCCACCGTACTGATGGTGACCCACGAGCCCGCGGCGGCGGCGCATTGCCAGCGTGTGTACGTGCTGCGCGATGGGGTCATGGACGGGCACATCGAAACGGAGGGGCTCGATGCGGCCGGCGTGGCGGCTCGCTATCACCAGCGCGTGGCGCAGGCGGGCTAG
- a CDS encoding FtsX-like permease family protein: MRPAWRLAITSAWRRRARTALLTAAVALSAALIAAVACALSSANNAVTSRMDATFGTAEVRLEPTGRGGMMPQSALDTVRAWPEVELAAPRLSKDLALEISRVVYTPREDDPEGRYYKRIANFRVNAMGIGIDPEAEAAMRPIRIIAGRAPQGPGEVVVDGTLAGRLTWQGSLEQVRKIGVFNRAEPLIAESGKKALPGAPTEAPTNEEEAEAFNDLQGVRIGDTVTVRRLLGTEKLTVVGMSEPPPLGGRPQAFLTIDALRGAIGRESADELTQVDMTLSPGTDPAAMVERRQDEAPEGALLQTTERITSGLDRNMRSSQFGLVLAIMLALLSAAFIIVTGLGAGVVERQRELGMLRCIGASRGQIAQAQLVEGLLIGVVGACVGVPLGVGVAAAGAWYYREVLPGGLATPPGMLALAFFGSIAAGLLGAVWPALRASRTSPMGALASRANAPRPRGMVTLAVIGFVLLLVQALVVGLPDDGQVVFWGYATLGLPAVFVGYFLLGPPVVYVLASLCAGPLSKLLGLPAQIVRRSVRSMPYRMGFTAGALMTGLALMISNWITGGAMLRDWLGQMEFSDAFVSGLRLTEDSQGTLDKLPFVERTCAITLFPVETDAFGIRALQTYQTTFVAFEPDPFFEMNNLVWVQGEKEAAIRRLNEGGAVLVAREFYVAQGIGVGDTFTCRVQDVEYEFEVVGVVASPGLEIVGQYFNVGEDLARQAVHAVLGTRRDLVDKFGVSAIHLIQIDLNEAIDDEVAVAEIRDSLFGGGVLDAGSGRQIKREIESVAGTTLAVFSAVAIMAMMVACFGVANLIVAGIHARRYELGVLRAIGASRGMVARLILAEAILIAIAAIVLGTALGFQAAWAGQRMYALLVGLSLSIRPPIGPVAFSWAVTLVLTLLAAAPAVITLARRKPLELLGARGG; this comes from the coding sequence ATGCGGCCGGCGTGGCGGCTCGCTATCACCAGCGCGTGGCGCAGGCGGGCTAGGACCGCCCTGCTGACCGCGGCCGTCGCGTTGTCGGCGGCGCTCATCGCCGCCGTGGCGTGCGCGTTGTCGTCGGCCAACAACGCCGTCACCTCACGCATGGACGCGACCTTCGGCACCGCCGAGGTGCGCCTGGAGCCCACCGGCCGCGGCGGGATGATGCCGCAGAGCGCCCTGGACACCGTGCGCGCCTGGCCCGAGGTCGAGCTGGCCGCCCCACGGCTGTCGAAGGACCTGGCACTGGAGATCTCCCGCGTGGTGTACACGCCGCGCGAGGATGATCCCGAGGGCCGCTATTACAAGCGGATCGCCAACTTCCGCGTGAACGCCATGGGCATCGGCATCGACCCCGAAGCCGAGGCGGCGATGCGGCCGATCCGCATCATCGCGGGCCGTGCGCCACAGGGGCCGGGTGAGGTCGTCGTCGACGGCACGCTCGCGGGGCGGCTGACCTGGCAGGGGAGCCTCGAACAGGTCCGCAAGATCGGTGTCTTCAATCGGGCCGAACCATTGATCGCCGAATCTGGGAAGAAGGCCCTGCCCGGCGCGCCAACCGAGGCGCCCACGAACGAAGAAGAAGCCGAGGCGTTCAATGACCTCCAGGGCGTTCGGATAGGCGACACGGTGACCGTGCGACGGCTGCTGGGCACCGAGAAACTGACCGTCGTTGGCATGAGCGAGCCCCCGCCACTGGGCGGGCGGCCGCAGGCGTTCCTGACGATCGACGCGTTGCGCGGGGCGATTGGCCGGGAGAGCGCCGACGAGCTGACGCAGGTCGACATGACGCTCTCGCCCGGTACCGACCCAGCGGCCATGGTCGAGAGGCGGCAGGACGAGGCGCCCGAGGGCGCGCTGCTGCAGACGACCGAGCGCATCACCAGCGGGCTCGATCGCAACATGCGCAGCAGCCAGTTCGGGCTGGTCCTCGCGATCATGCTCGCCCTGCTCTCGGCGGCGTTCATCATCGTGACGGGCCTTGGCGCGGGCGTGGTCGAGCGGCAGCGCGAGCTCGGCATGCTGCGATGCATCGGCGCGTCACGCGGGCAGATCGCCCAGGCACAATTGGTCGAGGGGTTGCTCATTGGCGTTGTCGGGGCGTGCGTTGGCGTGCCGCTGGGCGTGGGTGTCGCGGCAGCCGGGGCGTGGTACTACCGGGAGGTGCTGCCCGGCGGCCTGGCCACGCCGCCGGGGATGCTCGCACTCGCGTTTTTTGGTTCGATCGCAGCCGGCTTGCTGGGCGCGGTCTGGCCCGCGCTGCGTGCGAGCCGCACGAGCCCGATGGGCGCGCTAGCCAGCCGAGCGAACGCGCCACGCCCGCGCGGGATGGTCACCCTGGCCGTCATTGGGTTCGTGTTGCTGCTGGTGCAGGCCCTTGTGGTTGGCCTCCCCGATGATGGCCAGGTGGTGTTCTGGGGCTACGCAACGCTTGGCCTGCCGGCCGTGTTTGTTGGATACTTCTTGCTCGGGCCACCAGTGGTATACGTGCTCGCTTCGCTGTGCGCCGGGCCGCTCTCCAAGCTGCTCGGATTGCCAGCCCAGATCGTGCGACGAAGCGTTCGCTCCATGCCCTACCGGATGGGCTTTACGGCTGGCGCACTCATGACCGGGCTGGCACTGATGATCTCCAACTGGATCACCGGCGGGGCGATGTTGCGTGACTGGCTGGGACAGATGGAGTTCTCCGACGCGTTCGTAAGCGGGCTGCGCCTGACCGAAGACAGCCAGGGCACGCTCGACAAGCTGCCGTTTGTCGAGCGCACGTGCGCGATCACGCTGTTTCCGGTGGAGACCGACGCGTTCGGCATCCGTGCCTTGCAGACGTACCAGACCACATTTGTCGCGTTCGAGCCCGACCCGTTCTTCGAGATGAACAACCTCGTGTGGGTGCAGGGCGAGAAGGAGGCCGCAATCCGGCGGCTGAACGAGGGCGGGGCCGTGCTGGTGGCACGCGAGTTCTACGTCGCCCAGGGCATCGGCGTGGGTGATACGTTCACCTGTCGCGTGCAGGACGTGGAATACGAGTTCGAGGTCGTGGGCGTGGTGGCAAGCCCGGGGCTCGAGATCGTCGGGCAGTACTTCAACGTGGGCGAGGACCTGGCGCGGCAGGCCGTCCATGCCGTGCTCGGCACGCGGCGGGATCTGGTCGACAAGTTTGGCGTGAGCGCGATCCACCTCATCCAGATCGATCTGAATGAGGCCATCGACGACGAGGTTGCCGTCGCCGAGATCCGCGATTCGCTCTTTGGCGGCGGCGTGCTCGACGCGGGCAGCGGGCGGCAGATCAAACGCGAGATCGAGTCGGTCGCCGGCACGACGCTGGCGGTGTTCTCGGCCGTCGCAATCATGGCGATGATGGTGGCCTGCTTTGGTGTCGCCAACCTCATCGTCGCGGGCATCCACGCCCGGCGGTACGAACTGGGCGTGCTGCGCGCGATCGGCGCGTCGCGGGGCATGGTTGCACGGCTGATCCTGGCCGAGGCCATTCTGATCGCGATCGCGGCCATCGTGCTCGGCACGGCACTCGGGTTCCAAGCGGCCTGGGCGGGGCAGCGGATGTACGCGCTGCTGGTGGGGC